A window of Paenibacillus polygoni contains these coding sequences:
- a CDS encoding organic hydroperoxide resistance protein: MEALYTASATVRGGRDGSFETSDGVLRHDLSTPKELGGAGGNATNPEQLFAAGYGACYESALSNIARKEGVKISDVEITSNVMIGKDPKDDGFQLAVRLDVKIPGVDRAQAEDLAKKAHDFCPYSKATRGNIPVELNVI, translated from the coding sequence ATGGAAGCATTGTATACAGCAAGCGCAACCGTACGCGGAGGAAGAGACGGATCTTTTGAAACATCAGATGGTGTACTTCGCCACGACTTATCTACTCCAAAAGAATTGGGCGGTGCAGGCGGTAACGCTACGAACCCAGAACAACTATTTGCAGCAGGTTATGGTGCATGTTACGAAAGCGCACTGAGCAATATTGCTCGTAAAGAAGGCGTGAAAATAAGTGATGTAGAAATCACAAGTAATGTCATGATCGGGAAGGATCCGAAAGATGACGGGTTCCAACTTGCCGTTCGTCTTGATGTGAAGATCCCAGGTGTAGACCGTGCACAGGCAGAAGATTTGGCTAAGAAAGCACACGATTTCTGTCCTTATTCCAAAGCTACACGTGGTAACATCCCAGTTGAACTTAACGTTATTTAA
- a CDS encoding CpaF family protein → MNEAWFKELRKTVRSGLDVTSSAGDSELMEHIERRVLYHSDLVHLTSGEKQTLIRRLYDSFRGLDVLQPLVDNPNITEIMINSHHEIFIEEHGEVKQMPIAFESADRLEDIIQSIVSGVNRIVNESSPIVDARLKDGSRVNIVLPPIALKGPTMTIRKFPEKPMSMEDLVRIGALTKEAALLLQKLVKSKYNIFISGGTGSGKTTFLNALSQYVPSSERIITIEDSAELQIVTVPNLVSLETRNANTEGRGEISIRDLIRSSLRMRPNRIIVGEVRGSEALDMLQAMNTGHDGSLSTGHANSIADMVSRLETMVLSGADLPIVVVRQQISSAIDIFVHLSRLRDRSRRVTEISEVVGMEDGEVRLNRLYQFQERGEAEGRIVGELVPNSSKLVHVDKLRAAGIHYPFNEDR, encoded by the coding sequence ATGAATGAAGCGTGGTTCAAGGAATTAAGGAAGACGGTGCGTTCAGGTCTTGATGTGACTTCATCTGCAGGAGATTCGGAACTTATGGAGCATATCGAGCGCAGGGTACTTTATCATTCAGATTTGGTACATCTGACTTCTGGAGAAAAGCAGACCCTAATTAGACGATTATATGATTCCTTTCGAGGACTTGATGTTCTTCAGCCGCTTGTAGATAACCCGAATATTACGGAGATTATGATTAATAGTCATCACGAGATTTTCATTGAAGAACATGGTGAAGTGAAGCAGATGCCCATCGCATTTGAATCCGCGGATCGGCTCGAAGATATTATTCAGTCCATTGTCTCCGGGGTAAACCGCATTGTTAATGAGTCTTCTCCGATCGTGGATGCGAGGCTGAAAGATGGGTCACGGGTGAATATTGTTTTACCGCCGATTGCTCTAAAGGGTCCCACAATGACCATCCGTAAGTTCCCGGAGAAACCAATGAGTATGGAAGATCTGGTTCGTATCGGTGCTCTGACCAAAGAGGCTGCACTGCTGTTGCAAAAGCTCGTAAAGAGTAAATACAACATTTTTATCAGCGGTGGAACGGGATCAGGGAAAACTACGTTCCTCAATGCCTTGTCTCAGTATGTTCCCAGCAGTGAGCGGATCATTACAATCGAGGATTCAGCAGAGCTGCAGATTGTTACCGTACCGAATCTTGTATCGCTCGAGACACGTAATGCCAATACGGAAGGCAGAGGGGAAATATCAATCCGTGATCTCATTCGATCTTCACTTCGGATGCGGCCTAATCGAATTATTGTAGGCGAGGTACGAGGGAGTGAGGCGCTGGACATGCTGCAGGCGATGAACACAGGGCATGATGGAAGTCTCTCAACGGGACACGCGAACAGCATTGCGGATATGGTCAGTCGTTTAGAAACGATGGTACTGAGCGGGGCAGATCTGCCTATTGTTGTCGTTAGACAGCAGATCAGTTCAGCTATCGATATATTTGTTCATCTATCAAGACTCAGAGATCGTTCAAGGCGGGTTACCGAGATCAGTGAAGTGGTCGGAATGGAAGATGGGGAGGTGAGGCTGAATCGGCTATATCAGTTTCAGGAACGCGGGGAAGCAGAAGGGCGTATTGTAGGTGAACTTGTTCCGAACTCATCGAAGCTTGTACATGTGGACAAATTGCGGGCTGCCGGCATCCATTATCCATTTAACGAAGATAGATAA
- a CDS encoding thermonuclease family protein → MRRWMIPLVLSITVLTAGCGEIQLGDSITDTNTGSTSNTGTSTGTSNETNSPDQSSTDYKYPRVPVTLDRAVDGDTLKVMYEGKSQSVRLLLVDTPETSHPKLGVQPLGQEAKQYTKQLLEKAKNIELEFDIGPNRDKYSRLLAYVYADGVMLQESLLKKGYARVAYIYPPNVRYVDEFEAIQNKSKKQALGIWKYENYAQEDGFHPAEYQEDSSTTSNSTTSGTVSSNGSSTSSTPPNNTCTIKGNINAKGEKIYHTTASPNYKSTQPEAWFCTEAEAVAAGYRAPKN, encoded by the coding sequence TTGAGACGGTGGATGATTCCACTTGTCCTGAGTATTACTGTTCTTACAGCGGGCTGCGGTGAGATTCAGTTAGGAGATTCGATCACTGATACGAATACAGGCAGTACATCAAATACAGGTACTTCTACCGGCACATCAAATGAAACTAATTCGCCAGATCAATCAAGCACGGATTACAAATATCCAAGAGTTCCTGTTACCCTCGATCGTGCTGTGGACGGAGATACCTTGAAAGTGATGTACGAAGGCAAGAGCCAATCTGTCCGCCTGCTGCTCGTAGACACACCAGAAACATCTCATCCAAAGCTTGGTGTACAGCCACTTGGTCAAGAAGCAAAGCAGTATACAAAGCAATTGCTAGAAAAGGCCAAGAATATCGAACTTGAATTTGATATCGGTCCCAATCGTGATAAATATTCTCGTCTGCTCGCTTACGTCTATGCGGATGGGGTAATGCTCCAGGAATCGCTGCTTAAGAAAGGTTATGCAAGGGTTGCTTATATCTATCCGCCGAACGTCCGTTATGTGGATGAGTTTGAAGCCATTCAGAATAAAAGCAAAAAGCAAGCACTAGGGATATGGAAATATGAAAACTATGCACAAGAGGATGGTTTTCATCCTGCTGAGTATCAGGAAGACAGCAGTACTACTTCAAACAGCACGACTAGCGGAACTGTATCTTCTAATGGAAGTAGTACTTCTTCTACTCCGCCTAACAACACTTGTACCATTAAAGGGAATATCAATGCTAAGGGAGAGAAAATTTACCACACCACTGCATCTCCTAATTACAAATCAACCCAACCCGAGGCTTGGTTTTGTACAGAAGCGGAAGCGGTAGCTGCTGGTTATAGAGCTCCTAAAAATTAA
- a CDS encoding serine hydrolase domain-containing protein, which translates to MTIDLTGFVQQAKENKLHVCSVRILQGGKPAGDWDLTKDERRLQHSVSKSFTSMAVGLALEEGKLSLETKLGEIFSYSTTHKSKYPNIPSPEEITLYELLTMSTGHDNPPLWANERGTLLEKDWAKHYLSLPLDRAPGEQFTYSSGDTFMISALVQAAVGETVRDYLVPRLFIPLGIYDVKWDSSPLGVTLGCTGLRISNEELARFGQLLLNKGIWNGEQLIPESWINYATRKHINTPAEGDWGVGYGCQFWMCTHGAYRADGAFGQLLVIIPDKEAVIAINSEENNIQGIMDVMWSELYPQLG; encoded by the coding sequence ATGACGATTGATCTAACGGGATTTGTTCAACAAGCGAAAGAAAATAAGCTGCATGTCTGCTCTGTTCGAATTCTACAAGGCGGGAAGCCCGCTGGGGACTGGGATTTAACAAAAGATGAGCGCCGCTTGCAGCATTCGGTCAGTAAATCTTTTACCAGTATGGCGGTGGGTCTTGCACTAGAAGAAGGAAAACTGTCCCTCGAAACAAAACTCGGTGAAATTTTCTCTTACTCTACGACGCATAAGTCTAAGTACCCCAACATCCCTTCCCCTGAAGAAATCACATTATATGAACTGCTGACGATGTCAACAGGACATGATAACCCTCCATTATGGGCGAATGAGCGTGGTACTCTCCTAGAAAAAGACTGGGCGAAGCATTATCTCTCTTTACCTTTGGACCGTGCACCGGGAGAGCAATTTACATACAGCAGCGGAGATACTTTTATGATTTCTGCTCTTGTGCAAGCGGCAGTGGGTGAAACGGTTCGGGATTATTTGGTTCCCCGGCTATTTATTCCACTTGGGATATATGACGTGAAGTGGGACAGTTCACCGCTTGGCGTTACACTTGGTTGTACTGGACTTAGAATCAGCAATGAAGAATTGGCACGGTTCGGTCAGCTGTTACTGAACAAGGGAATATGGAATGGTGAACAATTAATCCCTGAGTCTTGGATCAACTATGCTACCCGGAAACATATAAATACGCCTGCTGAAGGAGACTGGGGAGTCGGATACGGCTGTCAGTTCTGGATGTGTACTCACGGGGCATACCGTGCAGATGGGGCATTCGGTCAGCTGCTTGTCATCATACCTGATAAAGAAGCGGTGATCGCGATCAATAGCGAGGAAAATAATATTCAAGGTATTATGGATGTCATGTGGTCTGAATTGTATCCACAATTAGGATGA
- a CDS encoding Flp1 family type IVb pilin, with amino-acid sequence MLTTVKNKMIGFWKEEDGLGTLEMILIIGVIIVIGLIFKNQITSIVNKLLKQVGTKSEEFFE; translated from the coding sequence ATGCTAACAACCGTTAAAAATAAGATGATTGGTTTTTGGAAGGAAGAGGATGGTCTTGGTACGCTGGAGATGATTTTAATTATTGGCGTCATTATTGTAATTGGTCTTATTTTCAAAAATCAGATCACTTCGATCGTCAATAAATTGCTGAAACAGGTGGGTACAAAAAGTGAAGAGTTTTTCGAATAA
- a CDS encoding nucleotide-binding protein, which translates to MNKVLLASSSLEYVEALLDFIQGSPYSAVFQVTAFSQPEAMSRYIEELTPTSTPDLVVAEESFIEKWNSSPFADKVSVLLLTEQFVSEESQTKIRKYQPLPAILAKWEEVLLSLSRRERGRFTSAQTWVIGVTSASGGCGKTTVALNLAKQLGRSGYSVFYLNLETMDSTGPFLHTSKSSIERQTESGGDLFSQLLYQLRANKVPNNSFHGEKNDRIDLNPYTVRNERIQADCFIPANNRKEMLQMSKSDTSELIRLITESGQYHFVIADPDSVWDLRSEAVMEESQLLVWLLSDDIHTMNKCKEWMKFHRQLDPEQHENRMRKTWHVINRYMGNMVNELPDEGMIAEHYLPYIPSWKQMREPDLLLNSPIYQKEMNKLCETIGALYRENTA; encoded by the coding sequence ATGAATAAAGTGCTGCTCGCAAGCAGCAGTTTGGAATATGTTGAGGCGCTGCTAGATTTTATTCAAGGAAGTCCGTATTCGGCCGTATTTCAGGTGACTGCTTTTTCACAGCCGGAGGCCATGTCGAGGTACATAGAGGAATTAACTCCAACCTCTACTCCGGATTTAGTAGTAGCGGAAGAGTCATTTATTGAAAAATGGAACTCCAGTCCTTTTGCAGATAAAGTATCTGTTCTTCTATTAACAGAGCAGTTTGTTTCTGAAGAAAGTCAAACGAAAATTAGGAAGTATCAGCCTTTGCCTGCCATCTTAGCGAAATGGGAAGAAGTGCTGCTCAGTTTGAGCAGACGAGAAAGAGGTAGATTTACCAGTGCACAAACATGGGTGATTGGGGTCACTTCAGCATCTGGGGGCTGCGGAAAGACAACCGTTGCTCTCAATCTAGCTAAACAGCTCGGACGGTCGGGTTATTCGGTATTCTATCTGAATCTAGAAACCATGGATAGTACAGGGCCATTTTTACATACATCAAAATCATCAATAGAGAGGCAAACCGAATCAGGCGGCGATTTGTTTAGTCAATTATTGTACCAGCTGAGAGCTAATAAAGTACCGAATAATAGTTTTCATGGAGAGAAGAATGACAGGATCGATTTAAATCCTTATACGGTAAGGAATGAACGTATTCAAGCAGATTGCTTTATTCCGGCAAACAATCGCAAAGAAATGCTTCAGATGAGTAAATCGGATACGAGTGAATTAATCCGTCTCATTACGGAGTCAGGTCAATACCATTTTGTTATTGCAGACCCTGATTCAGTGTGGGACTTGCGATCGGAAGCGGTGATGGAGGAATCTCAGCTCTTAGTATGGCTGCTGTCTGATGATATTCATACGATGAATAAATGCAAGGAATGGATGAAGTTTCATAGGCAGCTTGATCCAGAACAGCATGAGAATAGAATGAGAAAAACATGGCACGTAATTAATCGTTATATGGGAAATATGGTAAACGAGCTTCCGGACGAAGGGATGATTGCAGAACATTATCTGCCTTATATCCCTTCCTGGAAACAGATGCGGGAACCAGATTTACTGCTGAATTCACCGATATATCAGAAGGAAATGAATAAGCTGTGTGAAACGATTGGCGCTCTGTACAGGGAGAATACAGCATGA
- a CDS encoding Crp/Fnr family transcriptional regulator: MRITDNQPLIYSYLEKMNLHEFFSIEDLNKIRLCSFEKGENMISEGEPLKEMFFLVEGKVKVYTLTSEDKRLIIRFQKNPAMLGDIEFANEEAAMNSVEASTECIALRISYKNLKEIIGDNPSFLLRLLKSIAQKFRTKTNFTTFLVLYPVEVRFASYLLSISTDSMGNLFREEMKNSSLIEIADTIGTSYRHLNRVIQKLCNQQIIERIDGTVHIKNINKLRKLAKDNIYE; encoded by the coding sequence ATGCGTATAACTGATAATCAACCATTAATTTATTCATATCTGGAGAAAATGAACCTGCATGAATTCTTTTCGATAGAAGATCTCAACAAGATACGATTATGCAGTTTTGAAAAAGGAGAAAACATGATCTCCGAAGGCGAACCTCTAAAGGAGATGTTTTTTCTAGTCGAGGGGAAAGTAAAAGTATACACATTAACTTCCGAAGACAAAAGATTAATCATACGATTCCAAAAAAATCCTGCAATGCTGGGGGATATCGAATTTGCGAATGAGGAAGCAGCAATGAATTCAGTGGAGGCCAGCACAGAATGTATCGCTTTACGTATTTCGTACAAAAATTTGAAAGAAATAATCGGAGATAATCCAAGCTTTCTGCTACGATTACTCAAGTCTATTGCACAGAAGTTTAGGACAAAGACCAATTTCACTACATTCCTTGTTCTTTATCCTGTAGAAGTGAGGTTTGCCAGCTATTTATTATCTATTTCTACGGATAGCATGGGTAATTTATTTCGGGAGGAAATGAAGAATTCAAGCTTAATCGAAATAGCGGATACTATTGGTACAAGTTACAGACATTTAAACCGAGTAATTCAGAAATTGTGTAATCAACAAATTATTGAAAGAATTGATGGTACCGTACATATCAAAAACATTAATAAACTTCGTAAATTAGCAAAAGACAATATTTATGAATAA
- a CDS encoding type II secretion system F family protein: MKVDLSRRFIQNKNHSPVESSGKLSDYSVHDLSSRQKIVCLIVSAILFFMIGYLFYHHIIMSSILALAAFFIPKHYNQYLLEKRRSALSLHFKQALYSLSSSLAAGKSVENAFREAVLDLRMLDPQADHDLIREFTIICTRMEYGQPIEEALLDFANRAHMEDITNFADVFVTCKRTGGDLVEVVRKTSSVIGEKLDIQQEIAVTISQKKFESKAVFASPFVFLFVLSVTSPDFLTPLYSPAGYLISSVSIIVLFACFLWVNRIMNIRV, encoded by the coding sequence ATGAAAGTGGATTTGAGCAGGAGGTTTATTCAGAACAAGAACCACTCACCTGTAGAGTCTAGCGGTAAACTATCTGACTATTCAGTACATGATTTAAGTTCTCGGCAAAAAATAGTATGTCTGATTGTCAGCGCCATTCTGTTTTTTATGATCGGCTACTTATTTTATCATCACATAATTATGAGCAGCATATTAGCCTTAGCAGCATTTTTTATCCCTAAACACTATAATCAATACCTGCTTGAAAAGAGACGATCGGCTCTCAGTCTTCACTTTAAGCAAGCACTGTATTCTTTATCTTCCTCTCTTGCTGCTGGAAAGTCCGTAGAAAATGCATTTAGGGAAGCTGTCCTCGATCTTCGAATGCTTGATCCACAGGCAGATCATGATCTGATCCGAGAGTTTACTATTATCTGTACAAGAATGGAATATGGTCAGCCGATTGAGGAAGCTTTATTAGATTTTGCAAATCGTGCTCATATGGAGGATATTACAAACTTCGCTGATGTGTTTGTTACTTGTAAACGTACAGGCGGTGATCTGGTTGAAGTCGTAAGAAAAACTTCTTCGGTTATCGGAGAAAAGCTAGATATTCAGCAAGAAATTGCAGTAACTATTTCGCAGAAAAAGTTTGAATCCAAGGCGGTGTTTGCTTCTCCTTTTGTGTTTTTATTCGTGCTTAGTGTCACGTCTCCAGATTTCCTTACACCTTTATACAGCCCGGCCGGATATCTCATTTCAAGTGTATCTATTATCGTATTGTTTGCTTGTTTCTTATGGGTGAATCGTATTATGAATATTCGGGTGTAA
- a CDS encoding thiol-disulfide oxidoreductase DCC family protein produces the protein MKNDSHFDMKPYMNLNIVLIDGVCHLCQGLTKWIIKRDGKGSFHFASLQSEIGQKLLEHGGLPLHSMDTFVFIEQGEYYTRSTGALHIAKKLGFPYHLASVFLVIPAAVRNRVYNVVARNRYRWFGKDEDDACMLPTPEIRERFL, from the coding sequence ATGAAGAATGATTCACACTTTGATATGAAACCATATATGAATCTTAATATCGTGCTTATTGATGGGGTTTGTCATTTATGTCAAGGACTCACGAAATGGATTATTAAGCGAGATGGCAAGGGGAGTTTTCACTTTGCTTCACTTCAATCGGAGATCGGCCAGAAGCTGCTTGAACATGGAGGATTACCTCTTCATTCTATGGATACGTTTGTATTTATTGAACAAGGAGAGTATTACACTCGCTCCACCGGCGCACTGCATATTGCAAAAAAACTGGGGTTCCCTTATCATCTTGCTTCTGTATTCTTGGTAATTCCGGCTGCGGTTCGGAACCGGGTATATAATGTGGTTGCCCGTAATCGTTACCGCTGGTTTGGCAAAGATGAAGATGATGCTTGTATGTTACCAACTCCCGAGATCCGTGAACGATTTTTATAA
- a CDS encoding NupC/NupG family nucleoside CNT transporter encodes MFGVLLGIVAIVLLLGVSYLLSNDKRNINFRAIIIMLGIQFILTWLLLKTTTGLKVVDTISTGFNKLLEYGMEGVDFVVGGWIPEGQSPFFVNVLLILVFTSAFLSLLTHLKILPYIIKFVGGLLSKVTGLPQIESFNAINSIFFGQADAILAIKAHIKSLNKNRLFIISTSAMASVSAALIASYMTMLPSKFVLIAVVLNVFSALIVASIVAPVKVSKEEEEIDINEMIHTKNVFEAIGSGAMDGGKVALIVSVMLIAYLGILALVNGIFDGVFGMDLTTMVGYVFAPIAYLMGIPGNEMITAGSVMGTKLIANEFAAIMQFQPMMADLSEKTVSILSTFLISFASIGSIGIVSGAVQAIDGAKGKEVGAFGLKMLLVATMASILSATVVGLFL; translated from the coding sequence TTGTTTGGGGTTTTACTTGGTATCGTTGCAATTGTTCTATTATTAGGTGTTTCTTACTTGCTTTCTAACGACAAAAGAAACATCAACTTTAGAGCGATTATTATTATGCTGGGGATTCAATTTATTCTGACTTGGCTACTTCTCAAAACAACGACGGGTCTGAAGGTAGTCGATACCATTTCAACTGGTTTCAATAAATTGTTAGAGTATGGAATGGAAGGTGTTGACTTCGTTGTGGGTGGCTGGATCCCAGAGGGACAATCGCCGTTCTTTGTTAATGTCTTGCTTATCCTCGTTTTCACTTCAGCGTTCCTATCTTTATTAACACATTTAAAAATCCTTCCGTATATTATTAAATTTGTGGGTGGATTATTATCAAAGGTGACTGGATTGCCTCAAATCGAGAGCTTTAATGCAATTAACTCTATATTTTTTGGACAAGCAGATGCAATTCTTGCGATTAAAGCTCATATAAAAAGTTTAAATAAAAATCGCTTGTTTATCATATCTACTTCTGCAATGGCGAGTGTTTCAGCCGCTCTTATTGCTTCTTATATGACTATGCTGCCATCAAAGTTTGTTTTGATTGCAGTCGTATTAAATGTATTCAGTGCGTTGATCGTAGCTTCTATAGTAGCACCTGTGAAGGTTTCAAAAGAGGAAGAAGAAATCGATATAAATGAAATGATTCATACAAAAAATGTCTTCGAAGCTATTGGAAGCGGAGCTATGGATGGTGGAAAGGTAGCTCTAATTGTAAGTGTCATGTTGATCGCTTACTTAGGGATACTTGCACTTGTCAATGGAATCTTTGATGGTGTTTTTGGAATGGATTTAACGACGATGGTTGGGTATGTTTTTGCACCAATCGCCTACCTAATGGGTATTCCGGGTAATGAGATGATTACGGCTGGTTCCGTAATGGGGACAAAGTTAATTGCTAATGAATTTGCTGCAATTATGCAGTTCCAACCTATGATGGCAGATCTTTCGGAAAAAACAGTATCTATTCTTTCAACGTTCCTTATTTCCTTTGCTTCTATTGGTTCTATTGGTATTGTAAGCGGTGCTGTACAAGCTATTGATGGTGCAAAAGGGAAAGAAGTGGGTGCCTTTGGATTGAAAATGTTACTTGTGGCAACAATGGCGTCCATTCTATCCGCTACAGTCGTTGGATTATTTTTATAA
- a CDS encoding Nramp family divalent metal transporter — protein sequence MYSLSGGESQGGGYTGSLTVPADASWFRKLLAFTGPGFLVAVGYMDPGNWATDIAGGSQFGYRLLFVIVLSNLMAVVLQTLSGKLGLVTGKDLAEACRDRFNPAVVAVLWVLAELAIAATDLAEVIGSAIALNLLFGIPILYGVIITAVDVLLILLLQSRGVRTLESIVIVLMGTIAICFGIDLFMAHPSSSGIMQGLVPDSEVLRNPEMLYIAIGILGATVMPHNLYLHSSIVKSRKIENTVKAKKEAIHYTTIDSTIALTIAMFINGAILVVSAAAFHQAGMFDVADITDAYHLLTPLLGTTAASILFGIALLASGQNSTLTGTLSGQIVMEGFLNIRLPAWLRRLATRLIAIIPAVIVTAIAGEKGTTDLLILSQVILSLQLPFAVIPLVMFTSSKKMMGEFVNKKWLSILSWTIAGIIVILNICLLALTLF from the coding sequence ATGTATTCTTTATCGGGAGGAGAATCTCAAGGTGGAGGTTATACAGGTTCTCTTACGGTGCCGGCAGACGCATCCTGGTTTCGTAAGCTGCTCGCTTTTACCGGTCCCGGCTTCCTTGTTGCGGTTGGTTATATGGACCCAGGGAACTGGGCAACAGATATTGCCGGTGGATCTCAGTTCGGGTATCGCCTGCTGTTTGTCATCGTCTTGTCTAATCTCATGGCCGTTGTACTTCAGACGCTCTCAGGCAAACTGGGACTTGTTACAGGTAAAGACCTTGCCGAGGCATGCCGAGACCGTTTTAACCCCGCAGTTGTTGCAGTACTCTGGGTTCTCGCAGAACTCGCCATTGCCGCTACAGATCTCGCAGAAGTTATAGGTTCAGCCATTGCATTAAATTTGTTGTTTGGTATCCCCATTCTGTATGGGGTTATCATTACAGCAGTCGATGTTCTTCTAATTTTACTCCTTCAAAGTAGAGGAGTTCGGACTTTAGAAAGTATCGTCATCGTCTTAATGGGTACCATTGCGATTTGTTTTGGAATTGATTTGTTTATGGCACATCCCAGCAGTTCTGGTATCATGCAAGGTCTCGTTCCCGATTCCGAAGTGCTGCGTAATCCTGAAATGCTCTATATAGCCATTGGTATTCTTGGCGCAACCGTTATGCCGCACAATCTATATCTCCATTCTTCTATCGTGAAGTCACGCAAGATTGAGAATACGGTCAAAGCCAAAAAAGAAGCGATTCATTATACAACGATTGACTCAACGATCGCACTGACCATTGCCATGTTTATCAATGGGGCGATCCTCGTGGTCTCTGCAGCAGCGTTTCACCAAGCAGGCATGTTTGATGTAGCAGATATAACGGATGCATACCATCTGCTTACCCCGCTTCTCGGAACGACAGCAGCCAGTATTTTATTCGGGATTGCACTGCTCGCTTCAGGGCAAAACTCCACACTTACCGGTACACTATCCGGTCAGATTGTAATGGAAGGTTTCCTAAATATCAGATTGCCTGCATGGCTAAGACGACTTGCTACCCGGCTGATTGCCATTATCCCTGCTGTCATTGTTACGGCGATTGCAGGTGAGAAAGGTACCACCGATCTCCTGATTTTGAGTCAAGTCATTTTATCGTTGCAGCTTCCCTTTGCTGTCATTCCACTTGTCATGTTTACAAGCAGTAAAAAAATGATGGGTGAATTCGTCAACAAAAAATGGCTGAGCATCTTATCTTGGACCATTGCAGGAATCATTGTCATCTTAAATATCTGTCTGCTCGCATTAACCCTTTTCTGA
- a CDS encoding type II secretion system F family protein: protein MVIICSMIVALLALWWILANRTAKTRYQKLNQVEMTGLRFRKLHAPFIGLIERIDFVRKFPMFVYRVQHSIQRAYGPKYGHEKMMLYLAEMFVYSWLALMGGAVMTLWLHGLMGIAIGCMLAIIIPFAQLKDLHEKVKLREQDILMELPEFLNKVVLLVGAGETVQKAIIHCTERKQSSDHPLYIELRQMIAEWNSGFSFQQAFEQFSKRCGVQEVSIFTTTVLLNFRRGGNDFVLSLRELSRVLWEKRKSLSRTKGEQASSKLVFPMVVIFLVIVIMVGAPSFMTMNL from the coding sequence ATGGTGATCATTTGTAGTATGATAGTTGCTTTGCTTGCCTTGTGGTGGATTCTTGCCAATCGAACAGCTAAAACAAGGTATCAAAAGCTGAATCAGGTTGAGATGACTGGACTGCGTTTTCGTAAACTGCATGCTCCCTTTATTGGCCTGATTGAACGAATCGACTTCGTAAGAAAATTCCCGATGTTTGTTTATCGTGTGCAGCATTCAATTCAGAGAGCTTATGGTCCTAAATATGGTCATGAGAAAATGATGTTATATCTTGCAGAGATGTTTGTATATAGCTGGCTTGCGCTAATGGGTGGGGCTGTGATGACGCTTTGGTTACATGGGCTGATGGGAATTGCAATCGGATGTATGCTCGCTATTATCATTCCCTTTGCACAGCTGAAGGATCTTCACGAGAAGGTGAAGCTGCGTGAACAGGATATTTTAATGGAACTGCCAGAGTTTCTTAACAAAGTTGTCTTGCTTGTTGGTGCAGGGGAGACCGTCCAGAAGGCAATTATTCATTGTACGGAGCGTAAACAGAGTTCTGACCATCCTTTGTACATAGAACTGAGACAAATGATTGCAGAATGGAACAGTGGATTTTCATTTCAACAAGCCTTTGAGCAGTTTAGTAAAAGGTGCGGCGTTCAAGAAGTATCTATATTTACAACCACTGTACTGCTTAACTTTCGGCGGGGAGGTAATGATTTTGTACTCTCTCTAAGGGAACTGTCGCGAGTATTGTGGGAGAAGAGAAAATCACTAAGTCGTACTAAAGGGGAGCAGGCTTCATCTAAGCTTGTGTTTCCAATGGTAGTCATTTTTTTAGTCATTGTAATTATGGTAGGTGCACCTTCGTTTATGACGATGAATTTATAG